In a single window of the Salvelinus alpinus chromosome 15, SLU_Salpinus.1, whole genome shotgun sequence genome:
- the LOC139540350 gene encoding neuronal cell adhesion molecule-like isoform X9, producing MERTRARATVFLMLFLGNLGNALEVPLDPKVLEGLPQPPTITHQSPKDYIIDPRENIVIHCDAKGKPHPSFSWTRNGTHFDIDQDPKVTMRPHSGTLVVDISGEKVESYEGVYQCTARNEHGTAVSNNIVIRQSRSPLWSKERNEPIIVQEGVSLVLQCRPPAGLPPPIIFWMDINFQRLPQSSRVSQALNGDLHFSNVLTEDSRNDYICYARFPHTQTIQQKQPITVTVLNLDAINETVAALYNETDFLSDGSAEERRPTFLIPSGSSSSKMVLRGQVLELECIAEGLPTPEVSWSKVSGEFPAKRTSFLHFQKTLRIVDVSEADAGEYRCTARNRLASVHHTIRVTVKAAPYWISTPRNLVLAPRERGNMICRASGTPKPTITWAMNGIPIENSPKDPSRKVEGDTIIFEEVQTGSSAVYQCNASNEYGYLLSNAFVNVLSETPRVLTPANKVYQVIRNTHALLDCSSFGSPIPKITWFKDSRSSTLDGDPYVLHENGTLEIHVAQAVNSGKYTCVARNSLGISENHVYLEVKEPTRILKQPEYKVVQSNMNVVFECKVKHDPSLIPTMTWVKDNGELPDDERFLVDSDSLTITDVTEDDAGTYTCIMTTTLDQDSASAELTVVEAAPTPAIVYEQPDPPTDLELTDQKPRSVQLTWIPGDEHNSPIYMFLIQYADSLHHHGHWHNLTLVPGSKTTAHLKLSPYVHYAFRVLALNAVGFSNPSLPSRMYKTNPSAPDENPSGVDGFGTEHDNLVISWKPMSGHQANGPGLQYKVMWRQKDVDKEWTSVTVANVSKFMVSGTPTFTPYEVQVQAINDYGIGPEPAVVTGHSGEDLPMQAPDNVQVLVLNSSLAEVHWEPVPPKTVRGRLKGYKVYYWRERSLHKHNPHHVEQQVLTFSGNKSHGMLPGLQPYSLYLFNVRVFNGKGEGPASSNQQFETPEGVPGRPSFLRITKPSLDSLTLEWGPPYDRNGRLTGYTLKYQTVNISNVLGPVEELALPANETTVTLFNLKYSTRYKFYFNAKTGQGAGPVVTEEAATIMDEGNAQPSPPVARSPPTHLPFHKVHPAAPAFGNVSSSVGEDGTLISWEYWGAEKNVYVEYIVENDNSEEEWQKEYVNGSRAYVLKGLKEGLSYRVRVVAKGHNGQAVLHQSEELLVMIPAMAARQVDIATQGWFICLMCAIALLILVLLIICFIQRNKGGKYPVKEKEDAHTDPEFQPMKEDDCTFGEYRPGSCQQGRRSGLPILTADLHLPRDYHRSNRDSGIADLWSYIVKHKPLLLEEVG from the exons ATGGAGAGGACGAGGGCGAGAGCAACAGTGTTCCTGATGCTGTTCCTGGGTAACCTCGGCAACGCTCTGGAGGTCCCGCTAGATC CTAAAGTTCTGGAAGGAT TGCCGCAGCCACCAACCATTACCCACCAGTCTCCCAAGGATTACATCATCGACCCTCGGGAGAACATCGTCATCCACTGTGATGCCAAGGGGAAGCCGCatcccag CTTTTCGTGGACCAGGAACGGGACCCACTTTGACATTGACCAGGACCCCAAGGTCACAATGCGACCCCACTCTGGCACCCTGGTGGTGGACATCAGTGGAGAGAAGGTTGAGTCATATGAGGGGGTGTACCAGTGTACGGCCAGGAACGAACATGGGACTGCAGTATCAAACAATATCGTCATCAGACAGTCCA GGTCCCCCTTGTGGTCGAAGGAAAGAAACGAGCCGATCATCGTTCAGGAGGGCGTGTCTCTGGTGCTACAGTGCCGGCCCCCTGCCGGCCTGCCCCCACCCATCATCTTCTGGATGGACATCA aCTTCCAGAGGCTGCCTCAGAGCAGCCGTGTGTCCCAGGCGTTGAACGGAGACCTGCACTTCTCCAACGTCCTGACGGAGGACTCGAGGAACGACTACATCTGTTACGCCCGCTTCCCTCACACACAGACCATCCAGCAGAAACAACCCATCACCGTCACAGTGCTCAACC TGGATGCAATCAATGAGACTGTTGCTGCTTTATACAATGAAACTGATTTTCTTAGTG ATGGCTCggcggaggagaggagacccaCCTTCCTGATTCCGTCTGGCTCCAGCAGCTCCAagatggtgctgagaggacaggtCCTGGAGCTGGAGTGTATCGCTGAGGGACT ACCCACTCCAGAGGTGTCATGGAGTAAGGTGAGCGGGGAGTTCCCTGCCAAGCGGACCTCCTTCCTGCACTTCCAGAAGACACTGCGTATCGTTGACGTGTCTGAGGCGGACGCCGGAGAGTACcgctgcaccgcccgcaaccgcctGGCCTCCGTACACCACACCATCCGCGTCACCGTCAAAG CGGCCCCGTACTGGATCAGTACCCCCAGAAACCTGGTGCTGGCTCCCAGGGAGAGGGGTAATATGATCTGCAGGGCCAGTGGTACCCCCAAACCCACCATCACCTGGGCCATGAACGGAATCCCCATAGAAA ATTCACCTAAGGACCCTAGTAGGAAGGTGGAGGGTGACACCATCATCTTCGAGGAAGTCCAGACTGGATCCAGTGCAGTCTACCAGTGCAACGCCTCCAATGAATATGGATATCTGCTGTCCAATGCCTTCGTCAACGTTCTCT CTGAAACACCCAGAGTCCTGACTCCAGCTAACAAGGTCTACCAGGTGATCAGGAACACCCACGCCTTACTGGACTGTTCCTCCTTCGGCTCGCCCATCCCCAAAATAACATG GTTTAAGGACAGCAGGTCCAGCACCCTGGACGGGGACCCCTACGTGCTGCATGAGAACGGGACTCTGGAGATACATGTGGCCCAGGCCGTCAACAGTGGGAAGTACACTTGTGTGGCCAGGAACTCTCTGGGCATCTCTGAGAACCACGTCTATCTTGAGGTCAAAG AGCCCACGCGTATCCTGAAGCAGCCGGAGTACAAGGTGGTGCAGAGCAACATGAACGTGGTGTTTGAGTGTAAAGTAAAACAcgacccctccctcatccctacCATGACCTGGGTCAAAGACAACGGAGAACTACCCGACGACGAGAG GTTTCTGGTGGACTCTGACAGCCTGACCATAACCGACGTGACAGAGGATGATGCAGGAACTTACACCTGCATCATGACCACCACTCTGGACCAGGACTCTGCTAGCGCTGAGCTCACCGTTGTCG AGGCAGCTCCTACTCCAGCTATAGTCTACG AACAACCAGACCCTCCTACTGACCTGGAGCTGACAGACCAGAAGCCCAGGAGTGTCCAGCTCACCTGGATACCCGGAGACGAACACAACAGCCCTATTTaca tgtttCTGATCCAATACGCAGACTCTCTCCACCACCATGGCCACTGGCACAACCTGACCCTAGTTCCGGGCTCTAAGACCACGGCCCACCTTAAGCTGTCTCCTTATGTCCACTACGCCTTCCGAGTCCTGGCCCTCAATGCCGTGGGCTTCTCCAACCCCTCATTGCCCTCCCGCATGTACAAGACCAACCCTTCAG ctcCTGATGAGAACCCCAGTGGAGTTGATGGCTTTGGAACGGAACACGACAACCTTGTGATCTCATGGAAG CCAATGTCAGGTCACCAGGCCAACGGACCAGGCCTGCAGTACAAGGTGATGTGGAGACAGAAGGACGTGGACAAGGAGTGGACGTCAGTGACCGTGGCTAACGTCTCCAAGTTCATGGTCTCTGGCACGCCCACCTTCACACCCTACGAGGTCCAGGTTCAAGCCATCAACGACTACGGGATTGGACCTGAGCCAGCTGTGGTCACCGGACACTCCGGGGAGGACT TGCCGATGCAGGCACCAGACAATGTCCAGGTTCTAGTGTTGAACAGCAGTCTGGCTGAGGTGCACTGGGAGCCTGTCCCACCTAAGACAGTACGGGGACGTCTTAAGGgatacaag GTGTACTACTGGCGCGAGCGGAGCCTCCACAAACACAACCCACACCATGTGGAGCAGCAGGTCCTGACCTTCAGTGGGAACAAGAGTCATGGCATGCTTCCCGGCCTGCAGCCCTACAGCCTCTACCTGTTCAACGTCAGGGTCTTCAACGGCAAGGGGGAGGGCCCCGCCAGCTCCAACCAGCAGTTCGAGACCCCTGAGGGAG TCCCTGGGCGGCCATCTTTCCTGAGGATCACCAAGCCTAGCCTGGACTCTCTCACTCTGGAGTGGGGCCCTCCCTACGACCGCAACGGACGCCTCACCGGCTACACCCTGAAATATCAGACAG TCAATATCTCCAACGTGCTGGGTCCGGTGGAGGAGCTGGCCCTGCCAGCCAACGAGACCACCGTCACTCTCTTTAACCTCAAGTACAGCACGCGTTACAAGTTTTATTTCAATGCCAAAACAGGCCAGGGAGCAGGGCCTGTCGTTACAGAGGAAGCCGCCACTATCATGGATGAAG GGAACGCCCAACCCTCACCTCCCGTAGCACGGTCTCCTCCGACACACCTCCCATTCCACAAGG TGCATCCAGCGGCTCCGGCATTCGGGAACGTTAGCTCTTCCGTGGGAGAGGACGGAACGCTGATCAGTTGGGAATACTGGGGAGCGGAAAAAAATGTTTACGTAGAATATATAGTAGAGAACGATAACA GTGAAGAGGAGTGGCAGAAAGAGTATGTAAATGGCTCTCGGGCCTATGTGCTGAAGGGCTTAAAGGAGGGCCTGTCCTATAGGGTGCGCGTGGTCGCCAAGGGTCACAACGGCCAAGCGGTGCTCCACCAATCAGAAGAGCTTTTGGTGATGATTCCAG CTATGGCAGCCCGACAGGTGGACATTGCTACTCAGGGCTGGTTCATCTGCCTGATGTGTGCcatcgctctcctcatcctcgttCTCCTCATCATCTGCTTCATACAGAGAAACAAGGGAGGAAAATACCCAG TGAAAGAAAAGGAGGACGCGCACACAGACCCAGAGTTCCAGCCCATGAAAGAGGATGACTGTACTTTCGGGGAATACAG ACCTGGTTCCTGTCAGCAAGGCAGGCGCTCTGGCCTCCCCATCCTAACAGCTGACCTCCACTTGCCGCGGGACTACCATCGTTCTAACAGGGATTCTGGCATTGCAGACCTTTGGAGCTACATTGTAAAGCACAAGCCTCTTCTTCTGGAAGAGGTTGGGTAA
- the LOC139540350 gene encoding neuronal cell adhesion molecule-like isoform X8 — MERTRARATVFLMLFLGNLGNALEVPLDLPQPPTITHQSPKDYIIDPRENIVIHCDAKGKPHPSFSWTRNGTHFDIDQDPKVTMRPHSGTLVVDISGEKVESYEGVYQCTARNEHGTAVSNNIVIRQSRSPLWSKERNEPIIVQEGVSLVLQCRPPAGLPPPIIFWMDINFQRLPQSSRVSQALNGDLHFSNVLTEDSRNDYICYARFPHTQTIQQKQPITVTVLNLDAINETVAALYNETDFLSDGSAEERRPTFLIPSGSSSSKMVLRGQVLELECIAEGLPTPEVSWSKVSGEFPAKRTSFLHFQKTLRIVDVSEADAGEYRCTARNRLASVHHTIRVTVKAAPYWISTPRNLVLAPRERGNMICRASGTPKPTITWAMNGIPIENSPKDPSRKVEGDTIIFEEVQTGSSAVYQCNASNEYGYLLSNAFVNVLSETPRVLTPANKVYQVIRNTHALLDCSSFGSPIPKITWFKDSRSSTLDGDPYVLHENGTLEIHVAQAVNSGKYTCVARNSLGISENHVYLEVKEPTRILKQPEYKVVQSNMNVVFECKVKHDPSLIPTMTWVKDNGELPDDERFLVDSDSLTITDVTEDDAGTYTCIMTTTLDQDSASAELTVVEAAPTPAIVYEQPDPPTDLELTDQKPRSVQLTWIPGDEHNSPIYMFLIQYADSLHHHGHWHNLTLVPGSKTTAHLKLSPYVHYAFRVLALNAVGFSNPSLPSRMYKTNPSAPDENPSGVDGFGTEHDNLVISWKPMSGHQANGPGLQYKVMWRQKDVDKEWTSVTVANVSKFMVSGTPTFTPYEVQVQAINDYGIGPEPAVVTGHSGEDLPMQAPDNVQVLVLNSSLAEVHWEPVPPKTVRGRLKGYKVYYWRERSLHKHNPHHVEQQVLTFSGNKSHGMLPGLQPYSLYLFNVRVFNGKGEGPASSNQQFETPEGVPGRPSFLRITKPSLDSLTLEWGPPYDRNGRLTGYTLKYQTVNISNVLGPVEELALPANETTVTLFNLKYSTRYKFYFNAKTGQGAGPVVTEEAATIMDEVHPAAPAFGNVSSSVGEDGTLISWEYWGAEKNVYVEYIVENDNSEEEWQKEYVNGSRAYVLKGLKEGLSYRVRVVAKGHNGQAVLHQSEELLVMIPAMAARQVDIATQGWFICLMCAIALLILVLLIICFIQRNKGGKYPVKEKEDAHTDPEFQPMKEDDCTFGEYSDTEDHKPLKGSRTPSNGTVHRDNSDDSLVDYGGDGGDGQFNEDGSFIGQYSGKSSARDTAGGHESSEAPSPVNTSAMNSFV, encoded by the exons ATGGAGAGGACGAGGGCGAGAGCAACAGTGTTCCTGATGCTGTTCCTGGGTAACCTCGGCAACGCTCTGGAGGTCCCGCTAGATC TGCCGCAGCCACCAACCATTACCCACCAGTCTCCCAAGGATTACATCATCGACCCTCGGGAGAACATCGTCATCCACTGTGATGCCAAGGGGAAGCCGCatcccag CTTTTCGTGGACCAGGAACGGGACCCACTTTGACATTGACCAGGACCCCAAGGTCACAATGCGACCCCACTCTGGCACCCTGGTGGTGGACATCAGTGGAGAGAAGGTTGAGTCATATGAGGGGGTGTACCAGTGTACGGCCAGGAACGAACATGGGACTGCAGTATCAAACAATATCGTCATCAGACAGTCCA GGTCCCCCTTGTGGTCGAAGGAAAGAAACGAGCCGATCATCGTTCAGGAGGGCGTGTCTCTGGTGCTACAGTGCCGGCCCCCTGCCGGCCTGCCCCCACCCATCATCTTCTGGATGGACATCA aCTTCCAGAGGCTGCCTCAGAGCAGCCGTGTGTCCCAGGCGTTGAACGGAGACCTGCACTTCTCCAACGTCCTGACGGAGGACTCGAGGAACGACTACATCTGTTACGCCCGCTTCCCTCACACACAGACCATCCAGCAGAAACAACCCATCACCGTCACAGTGCTCAACC TGGATGCAATCAATGAGACTGTTGCTGCTTTATACAATGAAACTGATTTTCTTAGTG ATGGCTCggcggaggagaggagacccaCCTTCCTGATTCCGTCTGGCTCCAGCAGCTCCAagatggtgctgagaggacaggtCCTGGAGCTGGAGTGTATCGCTGAGGGACT ACCCACTCCAGAGGTGTCATGGAGTAAGGTGAGCGGGGAGTTCCCTGCCAAGCGGACCTCCTTCCTGCACTTCCAGAAGACACTGCGTATCGTTGACGTGTCTGAGGCGGACGCCGGAGAGTACcgctgcaccgcccgcaaccgcctGGCCTCCGTACACCACACCATCCGCGTCACCGTCAAAG CGGCCCCGTACTGGATCAGTACCCCCAGAAACCTGGTGCTGGCTCCCAGGGAGAGGGGTAATATGATCTGCAGGGCCAGTGGTACCCCCAAACCCACCATCACCTGGGCCATGAACGGAATCCCCATAGAAA ATTCACCTAAGGACCCTAGTAGGAAGGTGGAGGGTGACACCATCATCTTCGAGGAAGTCCAGACTGGATCCAGTGCAGTCTACCAGTGCAACGCCTCCAATGAATATGGATATCTGCTGTCCAATGCCTTCGTCAACGTTCTCT CTGAAACACCCAGAGTCCTGACTCCAGCTAACAAGGTCTACCAGGTGATCAGGAACACCCACGCCTTACTGGACTGTTCCTCCTTCGGCTCGCCCATCCCCAAAATAACATG GTTTAAGGACAGCAGGTCCAGCACCCTGGACGGGGACCCCTACGTGCTGCATGAGAACGGGACTCTGGAGATACATGTGGCCCAGGCCGTCAACAGTGGGAAGTACACTTGTGTGGCCAGGAACTCTCTGGGCATCTCTGAGAACCACGTCTATCTTGAGGTCAAAG AGCCCACGCGTATCCTGAAGCAGCCGGAGTACAAGGTGGTGCAGAGCAACATGAACGTGGTGTTTGAGTGTAAAGTAAAACAcgacccctccctcatccctacCATGACCTGGGTCAAAGACAACGGAGAACTACCCGACGACGAGAG GTTTCTGGTGGACTCTGACAGCCTGACCATAACCGACGTGACAGAGGATGATGCAGGAACTTACACCTGCATCATGACCACCACTCTGGACCAGGACTCTGCTAGCGCTGAGCTCACCGTTGTCG AGGCAGCTCCTACTCCAGCTATAGTCTACG AACAACCAGACCCTCCTACTGACCTGGAGCTGACAGACCAGAAGCCCAGGAGTGTCCAGCTCACCTGGATACCCGGAGACGAACACAACAGCCCTATTTaca tgtttCTGATCCAATACGCAGACTCTCTCCACCACCATGGCCACTGGCACAACCTGACCCTAGTTCCGGGCTCTAAGACCACGGCCCACCTTAAGCTGTCTCCTTATGTCCACTACGCCTTCCGAGTCCTGGCCCTCAATGCCGTGGGCTTCTCCAACCCCTCATTGCCCTCCCGCATGTACAAGACCAACCCTTCAG ctcCTGATGAGAACCCCAGTGGAGTTGATGGCTTTGGAACGGAACACGACAACCTTGTGATCTCATGGAAG CCAATGTCAGGTCACCAGGCCAACGGACCAGGCCTGCAGTACAAGGTGATGTGGAGACAGAAGGACGTGGACAAGGAGTGGACGTCAGTGACCGTGGCTAACGTCTCCAAGTTCATGGTCTCTGGCACGCCCACCTTCACACCCTACGAGGTCCAGGTTCAAGCCATCAACGACTACGGGATTGGACCTGAGCCAGCTGTGGTCACCGGACACTCCGGGGAGGACT TGCCGATGCAGGCACCAGACAATGTCCAGGTTCTAGTGTTGAACAGCAGTCTGGCTGAGGTGCACTGGGAGCCTGTCCCACCTAAGACAGTACGGGGACGTCTTAAGGgatacaag GTGTACTACTGGCGCGAGCGGAGCCTCCACAAACACAACCCACACCATGTGGAGCAGCAGGTCCTGACCTTCAGTGGGAACAAGAGTCATGGCATGCTTCCCGGCCTGCAGCCCTACAGCCTCTACCTGTTCAACGTCAGGGTCTTCAACGGCAAGGGGGAGGGCCCCGCCAGCTCCAACCAGCAGTTCGAGACCCCTGAGGGAG TCCCTGGGCGGCCATCTTTCCTGAGGATCACCAAGCCTAGCCTGGACTCTCTCACTCTGGAGTGGGGCCCTCCCTACGACCGCAACGGACGCCTCACCGGCTACACCCTGAAATATCAGACAG TCAATATCTCCAACGTGCTGGGTCCGGTGGAGGAGCTGGCCCTGCCAGCCAACGAGACCACCGTCACTCTCTTTAACCTCAAGTACAGCACGCGTTACAAGTTTTATTTCAATGCCAAAACAGGCCAGGGAGCAGGGCCTGTCGTTACAGAGGAAGCCGCCACTATCATGGATGAAG TGCATCCAGCGGCTCCGGCATTCGGGAACGTTAGCTCTTCCGTGGGAGAGGACGGAACGCTGATCAGTTGGGAATACTGGGGAGCGGAAAAAAATGTTTACGTAGAATATATAGTAGAGAACGATAACA GTGAAGAGGAGTGGCAGAAAGAGTATGTAAATGGCTCTCGGGCCTATGTGCTGAAGGGCTTAAAGGAGGGCCTGTCCTATAGGGTGCGCGTGGTCGCCAAGGGTCACAACGGCCAAGCGGTGCTCCACCAATCAGAAGAGCTTTTGGTGATGATTCCAG CTATGGCAGCCCGACAGGTGGACATTGCTACTCAGGGCTGGTTCATCTGCCTGATGTGTGCcatcgctctcctcatcctcgttCTCCTCATCATCTGCTTCATACAGAGAAACAAGGGAGGAAAATACCCAG TGAAAGAAAAGGAGGACGCGCACACAGACCCAGAGTTCCAGCCCATGAAAGAGGATGACTGTACTTTCGGGGAATACAG